A genomic region of Bombus fervidus isolate BK054 chromosome 17, iyBomFerv1, whole genome shotgun sequence contains the following coding sequences:
- the LOC139996231 gene encoding protein stunted isoform X1: MSAWRQAGLNYINYSQIAARLVRQALKAELRSDALKRDEINVKFTQWKDGKPITEKQ, translated from the exons ATGTCTGCGTGGAGGCAAGCGggattaaa ttatattaattattcgcaAATAGCTGCCAGACTTGTTAGACAAGCTTTAAAAGCAGAGCTCCGATCAGATGCTCTAAAACGCGATGAAATAAACGTGAAATTTACTCAATGGAAAGATGGTAAACCTATTA
- the LOC139996231 gene encoding protein stunted isoform X2: protein MSAWRQAGLNYINYSQIAARLVRQALKAELRSDALKRDEINVKFTQWKDGKPIKNP, encoded by the exons ATGTCTGCGTGGAGGCAAGCGggattaaa ttatattaattattcgcaAATAGCTGCCAGACTTGTTAGACAAGCTTTAAAAGCAGAGCTCCGATCAGATGCTCTAAAACGCGATGAAATAAACGTGAAATTTACTCAATGGAAAGATGGTAAACCTATTA